In Pirellula sp. SH-Sr6A, the DNA window AGCGAAGGACTGGGCTGTGAGGAGCTGGGCTGCGTGGGGGCAGATGGTGGATCTTGGACGAAAAGAAAGGAGCTGATCCCCAGCATGCTACCTAGGGTAACGGTGCTTTGGAAAAAGAAACGGTATGGCGATTGGTGCATCAGTTTGTTTTTGGAGATGAGGGGCAAGGGAACGCGGCGCGCGGGAAGATTCTTCCGACAGGGGCTTACCCTGCAACCGCGAAACGTTGGACTAGCAGGATCGGGATGTAGGCCTAGATTGTAAAGGGTAGGGGTGGTAGGGATTGTTCGGAAGCCGGCAAAAAGGCTTTGGCGAAGCCGGTCGAGCTTCCGATATCAGACTTTTGGTGGGTCTATGGAGTAGACCCGTGAGCCTACGAAGAGTCTTCGTGGCATTCCATGGATGGAGGACCCAGTTGTTCAAGGAACCATCCATGCGCCTTTTACGTTTCGCCATTGCCATCGCCCCACTTCTGCTCTCTTCGGCTGTCTACGGACAGCAAAAAGAGCCTTTAACCGGCGGATCGCCCTCTGATAAGAAGTTAGTTCCGGGATGGGCTCGATTCGAACCCAACCCTGCACATCAATACATCGTCGCAAGGGCTCGCGAGCAAGAAGCCCACCGGGTCGCGGTGGCTCGATACTACGAGTCGATCGGGTACGACTATGCACACCCCGTGCTGAGTTCATCGCAAGGGATGGTGCCTGCTTCCCTTCAATTCCCGCGTCGCAATTACGTCGGACCGACGTTTTACGCTTCCTACCATGGAGTTCCGGTTTACAGCACGATTCCCTTCGGATCCCCTTGGTGGTCGGAGTGAAGGCGGGAGAAGATAGGCTGTGGCATGCCCAGCCGTGCAATCCATTCGCATAACGCAGGCGAAGGAAGGGTGAGAAGTTTGGCTGGACCACGACAAGGGCTGGCCAGGATTCTCGCCCTTTCTTCTTTTCATCTTCTTTTCACTCGATCCTGGAATGGATCCTTTCGAGTTGGATGTGACGAGATACCGCTCGGTGGATATACTCCTGAGCAAGGCCGCGGGCAGGTAGGTTCTGACCGTCTGCATCGCGGCAAGGCCCCGCACTCTTTGGTTGCCTCATGATTCAAATTCAATTCAACGGCGAGCCTCAATCGATCGATCCGGATACGACCCTTTTGCAGCTTCTGGAGCGATTTGGCGTGGAGAGTCGGTTTTGTGCCGTCGAGATTAACTTGGACATTCTCCCTAAATCGGATTACGAAACCTACTGCCTGCGGGATGGAGATCGTATCGAGGTCGTCACTTTGGTAGGAGGTGGTTGAAATGTCCGATTCCGTTCCTCGCACGGATCCGCCCGCGACTCCATCCTCCAATGCTTCCAGAGAGAGCGCATCCGGAAGCAGTTCCTCCTCGGATAGTACAGCGATCCAGCGCTCGCTCGCGGATACAGGCTTTCAGGTTGGCAAGCACACGCTCGCCAGTCGGCTGATTGTTGGGACAGGGAAATACGATACCAACGCGCTCATGCGCGACTCATTGCTGGCCAGTGGCAGCGATTGTGTCACGGTCGCAGTTCGCCGCGAAAAGCTTTATGATCGAGAAGGCAAGAATCTGCTCGACTACATCGATTGGACGCGATTCACATTGCTCCCGAACACCGCGGGTTGTTTCAATGCAACCGACGCGGTCCGGGTAGCCCGACTTGGCCGAGAGATTCTCAGTTCGCTTGGAAACCCTGGTGCTGACTGGGTCAAGCTCGAAGTGCTCGGGGATACCAAAACGTTGCTCCCCGACCCTATTGCCACGTTGGAGGCTTGCAAGCGACTGGTGGACGAAGGGTTTCAAGTCCTCTGTTACACGAGCGACGATCCGATCATGGCCGTCCGGTTGAAGGCTGCGGGAGCCACGAGCGTGATGCCCGCAGGTTCTCCCATCGGTTCCGGGCAAGGGATATTGAATCCGAATAATTTGAAGATCATTCTCGAATATCTCAAAGGGGACGATCCAGACTATCCCGTCATTGTGGATGCGGGCGTTGGCACGGCGAGCGACGTTGCGACTGCATTTGAGCTTGGGGCCGACGGGGTGTTGCTCAATACCGCAATCGCTCACGCGAGGGACCCGATCTCGATGGCTGCTGCGATGAAGCATGCGGCCATAGCAGGGCGACTTGCTTTCCTCTCCGGCCGAATTCCGAAGCGACTGTATGCAACAGCGAGCAGTCCTGAAGAGGGGGTAATCACCTCGAGGCCTTGGTAGTACGGCTCAGGAAATCGTGTTTTCGTGGGCGCACAGTTTTTCTCCGATGAAAAGTTTTCTCGGATGACGGATCCGGGGGGCAAGCAGGCCTCCCTGAAGCTATCGATGGAAAGGAAATCGCAAAGTGACTGAACGCAGTTTCGATGTCGTGGTGATTGGAACCGGGCCTGGGGGTGAAGGTGCAGCCATGCAGGCCGCTAAAGGTGGCAAGCGAGTGGCGGTCGTCGAGGCCTACGATCGAATTGGGGGAGGATGCACGCATTGGGGAACTATCCCCAGCAAGGCGCTTCGGTTCTCCATTTACAGCGTCATGGAAGCGATGAACAATCCGATCGTAAAAGAGCTCGGTGTTCATCTGAATCCGACTTTTGCCCAGCTACGTGCCAGCAGCAAATCGATTATTTCCAAACAAGTCTCGATGCGACAGACGTTTTACGAGCGGAACAATGTGCCGGTCTTTTACGGCAAAGCTCGGTTTTTGGATGCCAATACTATTGAAGTCGACGCGGATACTCGGCTTCGAGGCGATTACGTAGTGATCGCGACTGGTTCCCGCCCCTATCGCCCGTTGGGAGTCGATTTCTCCCACCCACGAATATTCGATAGCGATACGATTCTCGATCTCGCGTTCAAGCCGCAGTCGATCACAATCTATGGTGCAGGCGTGATTGGGTGCGAGTATGCGTCAATGTTTAGGAACTTGGGCATCAAGGTGAATTTAGTCAATACTCGCGCCAAGCTGCTTGAGTTTCTCGATGATGAAATCATCGATGCTTTGAGTTACCAGATGAGAGACTCGGGTGTCGTGATTCGGCACAACGAAACCTTCTCCAAGATTGAGCCTCGCGACGATGGAGTTGTTTTGTCGCTTGAAAGTGGCAAGCAGGTCAAAACGGACATCCTTCTTTGGGCCAACGGCAGGACCGGTAATATCGATGGTCTTCAATTGGAGGCAATCGGAGTTCAGGGAAACTCACGGGGAGTGATTCCGGTCGATGAGAACTTCCGAACCACGTGTGAAAACGTGTACGCCGTAGGGGATGTTATCGGATACCCGTCGTTAGCGAGCGCTGCGTACATGCAGGGCAGGTCAGCCGCCCAGCATATTGAGGGGACGGTTAGTCACGTCAAGCTTTCCGATATCCCAACCGGGATCTACACCAGTCCGGAAATCAGTTCCATCGGACGAACCGAGCGAGAATTGACGGAAGCCAAGGTTCCGTACGAGGTGGGGCATTCCCAATTCAAGAGCTTAGCGAGAGCCCAGATTACGGGACGTGCGATCGGGATGCTCAAGCTCCTGTTTCATCGCGAGACATTGGAAATATTAGGGGTTCATTGTTTTGGGCCTAACGCGTCCGAGATCATTCACATCGGTCAGGCGATTATGAAGCAGCCGGCTCCCCTGAATACACTCGAGTACTTTATCAATACAACATTCAACTATCCGACCATGGCGGAGGCGTATCGGGTCGCGGCGCTGAATGGGTACAACCGATTGTTCTGATCGTCGACTAGTAGCGTTTTGGTTCGCTGGAGGGAGAGGTGTTGTTGCCGGGGGCTCCAGCGTTTCCAGCGATCACGCTTGGGCTATTGGGGTTCGGTGTCCCTTGTGCGATACGAACGTTAAGAGCGCTGATCCGCTGGTAGAGATCAGGTTGACTGGCGTTGATGGCCAAACTTTGTTGGTAGTTTTGAACCGCTTGCATTAGTTCGCCGGAGTTTTCGCGGAGCTTCCCCTTGGCCGCCCACGCATTGGGGTTCCGTGGGTCCATCGCAAGGGCTTCATCCAGGTATTGTTCGGCTACTTTGGATTGGTTGAATTCTTGGTGCAACCGAGCCAATTCCACACGTGCATCCGAAAGAGTTGGGCTTCGCTGCGTCCAGTTCTTTAAGAGAGCGAATGCTCGGTCCGATCGCCCGGTATCGACCAGGAGCACTGCTAGTCCGCGATGGCAATCGACGTGGTTGGGGGAGAGGTCTAGGCACTGGTTGTAGAGCGCTTCGGCGGTTTCCATCATCTTGGCATCTTTCGCATTCGCTCCGAGGCGGTGGTAGGTCGATGCGAGGTTGTAATGGACGTCGGGGTTTGCGGGGTCTACTTGTTTGGCTTGCTGGAAGACTTGGAGAGCCTCCGCATACCTGCCTTGTTGAAAGAGGGAGACCCCGGTGCCATTAGGGCCCATGCTCGATCGGCAGCCGACGCTTCCCATCAACAAAGCCCACACAAGAACGGTTGTAGAAAGGTGAATGGCTTTGAATATCAAGATAACACCGTCACTCTGGGGGTTATAACGCGGGAACGGGGCTTGCTGTTTGGAGCATGTTGTGGAGCGGATGGCTCCGTCCGGGATGGGGGAATCTCCCATTTCCACTTGTTCAAAGGCGTGGATAACAAATAGAATTCGGGAAAGCAAGACAAACTGGGTAGGCGGTTTGAAGCGGTTGGGTAACCCTTGCGATGCGGTGAAAGATTGCTCCACTTTCGGGCTGGGTATTGGAACTTGAGTGGTTTCACTCAATTTGCTTGCAATCCAATAAGGGTTTCAGGTTGAAAACGCTGATAACCGAAGTGCGAGATATTGCTCGCGCCGGTCCCCTCCGAACGTCCCACTGCACTGTGGACTCGCCAAGCCGCTCCAAATCTGTCTTGTGCGAAGCATAGCTTCTCCTGTTTTGAAGGCGAAGTTTACATAAATGTCCAGTTGGGAGCCGGAAACATCCCATTCCATCATCCGTGGAGATAGATCAATGCGTTCCTTGGCCGCAGCGACAGCGATTGTCGCTTTGTGGGTTAGCCCCACGTTCGCGACGCAGTTATCGAGTATGTTCGCGTCCCATTCTCATGATTTCGGTACCGTCGCGAGAGCTGCGAAGACCGAGCATCGCTTTTACTTTGAGAACCCGTTTTCGCAAACTTTGCATGTCCAAAGCGTGAGGACATCGTGTGGTTGCACCACCCCAATTGTCGAGACGCACGAAGTCCCACCGAAGGGGCGCGGCAGTATTTTGGCGAAGTTCAACACGGGCACGCACACAGGCCAGCGGGCAGCGACCCTCACTGTGACATTCACGAAGCCGGTTTATGGTGAAGTCCAGCTCCATGTGAAGGGTTACATTCGCACCGACGTGGTCTTCAATCCAGGGGAGGCCTCGTTCGGAACCGTCGATCAAGGGGCGTCGAAGTCTGTCGATGTGGCTTTGGAGTACGCAGGCCGAGCCGATTGGCAAATCAGGGGAGTCAGCTCGAGCGAAGGGTTTCTCACTGCGACTGCCACCGAAGTTTCGCGTGGATCGGGGCGTGTGCGATATAACCTTTCGCTCCAGTTGAGCGAGAACGCCCCGTCGGGTCCGTTGCAAAGCGAGATTGTGGTCCTCACCAATGATCGCAATTTGACGCGTGTTCCGCTCCGGGTGGTCGCCAACGTGGTTGCGGGCCTTTCTGCTTCTCCTTCTTCCATTGCATTGGGGGATGTTCTACCAGACGAGTCGATGAAACAGCTGGTATTGCTCAAGGGGAACAAGGACTTTCTCGTGAAAAGCGTTTCGAGCGACGTTTTCGATGTCGAAGCGTCTCTCGGAGACGAGCCAAAGTCGCTCCAACCTCTGCAGTTGGTTTTGAAACCGAAAGCAACGGACTTTGGGAAAGAGATCAAGGGATCGATTCGCTTTGAGACTGACCTCGAGGATAAGCCCGAGATCGAGATCGTCGCGGTTTATCGTCTGAAAGCACCAGCGGCGGTCGAAATCGTTGGCAAATAGTCGATCTGGCGCAACTTCTGAGTCGTCGAAACTCAAGCCCAGCGGCATAAAGTAAGAGAAAAGCCCGGCCGATTTGGCCGGGCTTTTCGTTTTGCTGCGATCGGTCTTGAGCGAGTCGGTTCGCTAGCCTTACTTCGCTTCGCCACATCAACCTTGCCTTGCTCTCGCAAATCGTGTTGTGGTAAGGTGGGCGATGGAAGCCCAAGGAGAGTAGGTGATGGGTCTCATCGCTCGGTCTCCGTGGGTTGGTTCATTCCCAACCGACCAAGGAAGGTCAGATGTACAAGTTGCTTCTTTGCTGGCGTTATTTGCGAACCCGTTGGATTGCGCTCGCCTCGATTGTCTCGGTGACATTGGGAGTGGCGACGCTGATTGTCGTCAATAGCGTCATGGATGGTTTCACATCGCAGATGCAGGATCGGATGCACGGCATTCTGAGCGATCTCGTCGTCGAGACTCGATCGACAGCAGGACTGAGTCAGCCCGATTGGTACATCAAACGCATTCATGAACGATTAGGGGATTCGTTATCCGGAGTCACCACGGTCGTCACCTTACCTGCCATGATGACCTTCACTGTCAACGGGCAATCGCATACCCAGCAGATCAACTTGATCGGTATCGATGAATCGAGTTATGCAGACGTTAGCGATTTCAGCAAGTACCTTCTGCACCCTTCCAATCAGAAGCAACTAGATTTTCGATTGCAGGAAAGTGGTTATGACCCTGCTCGTGACGCGCTTCAACCGGCTGGTTGGGAGCACCGTCGCTACGTCGAAGCGTTGAAGAAAGAGAATGCAAAGCAGCAGCGGTTATTCCGAGAAGAAATGGACCGGTACCAACAGCTTCAGAAGCAAATTCGCGAAAGTCAGTTAGCGAAGGATACTCCGGATGTTCTCGAAAAGGAATCGGCCAGCGCGGGAGCTGCTGAGACGGTTGTCGAAGGTACGGGAGAAGAGGTCGATTCACGTCTCACTAGTCCTAGCCAGAACAAAGCTTCGCTCGATCTATTGAATCAAAATCCGTCCATTTCTTCGGCGCCGACACAAGGTTATGCGTTTGACGGAGAGAAAGAGCAGCATACAGGAATCGTGCTTGGAATCGGTTTGGGAAGCATTCGGGGCCGCGACCAGGACGGGAAGGTCAAGGATCACTTCTATTTGCGACCAGGTGATGACGTAAGTGTTGCATTTCCCAATGCAGGTACACCTCCTCGCGCGATCGACCAATCCTTTACCATCGTGGATTTCTACGAGAGCAAGATGAGCGAGTACGATGCAACCTTTGCATTCGTTCCCATTCAGGCGTTGCAGAAGGCTCGTGGGATGATCGACCCACAAACCGGTATGGGAGCTGTTACGTCGATCCAAATCAAACTGAAGCCGAACGTCGATCTGGCAATGGCTCGAGATGCCTTGAGGGCTGAGTTTCCACCGGAGTCGATGGTGTCGGTGAATTCCTGGAAAGATACCCAAGGTCCTTTGTTGGCTGCAGTGGCCATGGAGACCACCATCCTGAACATCCTTTTGTTCATGATTATTGCGGTAGCAGGTTTCGGCATTCTCGCGACATTCTTCATGATCGTTGTGGAGAAGACTCGCGACATTGGAGTCCTCAAATCGCTCGGGGCACCTGGGACTGGAATCGCAGCCATTTTCCTCGGCTACGGTGTATTGCTCGGAAGCGTCGGTGCAGGAGTTGGTTTGGCTGTTGGCCTGGTGTTCGTTTGGAAAATCAATGAAATAGCGAGAGTTGTGGAATTCGTTACCGGCCGAGAAGTCTTTGATCCGACCGTGTATTACTTTGATAAGATTCCGACGATCGTCCATCCCACCATGCTGGTATGGGTCAGTATCGGCTCGGTGTTGATCGCGGTTCTAGCAAGTGTTCTTCCATCCATTCGTGCAGCGCGCATGCACCCAGTTGAGGCATTGCGATATGAATAGTGTTGTCCCCACCTCGACCGCTAACAAATCCAAGTCGATCGAGCAAAGCCGCTACCGTGTGGTTCGCGTTGAGTCGGAGGAAAATTCTCGTCTCGACCCTTCGTCCCAACGTGTGATCTTGCAAGCGACTCAGGTCACCAAGGCCTATATACGCCATAACATGCGCGTCGATGTTTTGAAGGGAGTCGATTTCCAAGCCGAAGAAGGAAAGATGACTGCTATCGTCGGACAAAGCGGGTCTGGCAAGAGTACGCTTCTCCATCTGCTCGGGACATTGGATCGACCCGATAGCGGAGAGATCTTCTTCGATCAAAATCGAATTGATAATGTCCCCAACCGTCAGCGCGACCAATTTCGAAATAGCAAGCTTGGAATGATCTTCCAATTCTATCACTTGCTACCCGAGCTGACGTTGCTGGAAAATATTCTCGCTCCGGCGTTGATTGGCCAAGGTATATGGGGTTATTGGTCCAAGCGACGAGAGATCGTCGCGCGTGCCAAGGATTTGGCGAAAACGGTTGGCCTGGATCATCGCTTGCACCATAAGCCGAATCAGCTTTCGGGTGGGGAGATGCAACGCACGGCCATAGCCCGGGCATTGATTGCGTCGCCAGCTTTATTGCTGGCGGATGAACCAACGGGAAATTTGGATCAGGAAACAGGCACCTCGATTCTCAATATTCTCCGCAACCTGAATCAGCAGCAAGGACTCACGATTGTGATGGTCACCCATGACGAATCGATCGCAGCCCAATGCGATGCGCTCGTGCGTCTCAAAGGTGGCCGGGTCGAGAAACTAAAATAGCCATCCTCAGCGCGATGGGATTCACCGTTGGACCGAACTGATGAAAACGGCGCGAGGCATTCCTTACCAGACTCGCTTCGCCCATTACTAACATGTCACTTCGGTGCTCAGCGTTGGCAAGCAGTCGAACCAAATCATCGCGGAATGAGTGGGCTGCCCCTCTTTCAGTTAATCACTGACGGAGGGACCTATGCCCTCCGGGCCTGGCCAAAGACATCGCTTACCATTCAAAAAATTGGATGGTGGGCCGACGCGTGTGAAAGGTTTCCAAAAGCGGGCTATGAAGAGGATTCGCCGATTCCGCGGCCTCTCCGATGGCACGAGCTAGTTACTAGGCTCGATAGCTGGCTACCGTCCACTCTGGTCCAATCTGCGGATTGGTATTGGACTCTTTCCACCTGGGTTCCGGGTGTTCCGTTATCCATCTCTGCATTGACGAACGGACTGCGTGGGCGGCTCATGGGGTTTCTTGCCGATTTGCATCGACTTTGCCGAACTATTGCATGCACCGAAGAGCCCTCCCGGGGGATTCGAGAACGGTGGGAAGCATTGCAAAACGATGAGTGGAGCGTGCCAACGCGGGGTGTCGACGAAGCCGACATTGCTCGATACGCATCGTTTGTCCGCATGGTAAATCGCGATGCAAACGAGTGGAAGAAATTTCTGTTCGCATGGACACAGCGCCCCGTACGTCAGCACTGGATTGTCCGCGATCTCTGGAGAGAAAACCTTTTGATTTCAAACGACTCCGCGCGGATTTGGGTTGTGGATCTCGGAGCATCTCGCGTCGAAGCTCCCTTCTTCGATTTGGTCCGGCTGCTCGGAAGTTTACATGTTCATTGGGGCCAATGGCGTGAGGGAGTTCAGGCATACATCGACGCCTCGGAGTGGAAGTTACCCTTGTCGGCGGAGGAGTTGTGGATGTTGCATCGAGTCTCCGTGGCGATTTCTATCAGGCACTGGAGTCGAGTGTTTAGTTTCGAATCAGGGCGAAGCGAGGGGAAGGATACGGCAGGCTGGGAGCGGTTTCGTGAATTGTTGACGATTTGGGAGCTTGCACAACGGTGAGGTGAATGGGCTTCCGGGGGGTGAGGGATTGGGAAAGATTGGTCGATGTTTCTCCATCGTATGGAGCGAATCTTCTTCGATGCATAAAAAAACGCGAAGCCGTGTGGGGCTTCGCGAATCGGGTGTTGCGACGTTCGAAGGACGTGTGTGCGGTCGATATTACTTTTTCAAGTCGCGGATCATTTCCTTTAGTTCGGCGACTTCTTTGCGGAGCTTTTCAATCTCCATCTTGAGTTCTCTGTCGCCGGCAGAAAATGCGAACGCGCGTGCGGCATTCATGCCTTGTACGCCCGGTACTGGCATTTCTTGAAGCGGCGCTCCTTGGAACAGCCAACCGCCGGAAGGCATGTTCAGTTCGATATTCTCTACCACGCGATCGAGGTCTTTGATCTCTGCTGGTTTGACTTCCAGCGTGAGTTTTTCTTCGTCGCGAGCAATAGCGATATGGAGGGCCTTGTTTTCTTTCCCTGCGACTTGCACTGCTTTCATCAACTGGTCGACATCGGTGAGTGCCTTTTCGTCGATCTTCAGCAACAAGTCCCCTTCCTTCACGCCTGCTTTCGCTGCAGGGGAATCAGGAAATACACTTTCGACAACCAGCCCTTCTTGGCCTTCGGGTTTCTCAATTGTGGAGCCGTCTTCTGCCATTTCCGAACGGCAAGCGACTCCGATACGGTATTTTTGATCCGCCATATCGCGCAGAACACGCGCTCGGAGTTGTTTAAGTCTCTGTTGAACACCGCCTTCTCCTGTTACATTCAGTTCGACGACATCGCCGGGTTCACCGCCATGAAGTTCGATGATTTGAACTTCGGCATCTTTGGCCATCTTTTCTGCTGCCTCAGCTTTCTTCGCTGACAATTCTCCCTTCTTGGCAGCTTGCCGAGCTTTCTCTTCGGCGACGGCGACCTCTTTGAGAATCTTGGCCTTCATCTCATCGGCTACACCTGCTTTTTCAAGCGCTTCCGCCACCTTCTTTTGGATATCGGCTTGCTGGTTACCTTCCGCTCGCACGATGAAAGCCGTCGTCTTCTTTTCCTCTTTCGTCTCCTCCTGAGCGTAGGCGAGAGGCATCAGAATACTGCTCGTACCGGAAACGGCGATCACAGGTGCAACCAAATGTTTAAATACAGATCTCATCATTCAATCCTTAAGCAAAAAATAAAAATCCTTAATGAACTCTGCTGATTTATTGTCCGTAGGGCCTCAATCCAACTTGGTGGATTGGAACCACCACTTGACGCCCATCGTTCAGTTGACCTGTCATGTACTCAGGTCTTAAGTCGATCTCGAAGCCTTGCTGCCG includes these proteins:
- the thiS gene encoding sulfur carrier protein ThiS translates to MIQIQFNGEPQSIDPDTTLLQLLERFGVESRFCAVEINLDILPKSDYETYCLRDGDRIEVVTLVGGG
- the sthA gene encoding Si-specific NAD(P)(+) transhydrogenase, translating into MTERSFDVVVIGTGPGGEGAAMQAAKGGKRVAVVEAYDRIGGGCTHWGTIPSKALRFSIYSVMEAMNNPIVKELGVHLNPTFAQLRASSKSIISKQVSMRQTFYERNNVPVFYGKARFLDANTIEVDADTRLRGDYVVIATGSRPYRPLGVDFSHPRIFDSDTILDLAFKPQSITIYGAGVIGCEYASMFRNLGIKVNLVNTRAKLLEFLDDEIIDALSYQMRDSGVVIRHNETFSKIEPRDDGVVLSLESGKQVKTDILLWANGRTGNIDGLQLEAIGVQGNSRGVIPVDENFRTTCENVYAVGDVIGYPSLASAAYMQGRSAAQHIEGTVSHVKLSDIPTGIYTSPEISSIGRTERELTEAKVPYEVGHSQFKSLARAQITGRAIGMLKLLFHRETLEILGVHCFGPNASEIIHIGQAIMKQPAPLNTLEYFINTTFNYPTMAEAYRVAALNGYNRLF
- a CDS encoding tetratricopeptide repeat protein, which translates into the protein MSETTQVPIPSPKVEQSFTASQGLPNRFKPPTQFVLLSRILFVIHAFEQVEMGDSPIPDGAIRSTTCSKQQAPFPRYNPQSDGVILIFKAIHLSTTVLVWALLMGSVGCRSSMGPNGTGVSLFQQGRYAEALQVFQQAKQVDPANPDVHYNLASTYHRLGANAKDAKMMETAEALYNQCLDLSPNHVDCHRGLAVLLVDTGRSDRAFALLKNWTQRSPTLSDARVELARLHQEFNQSKVAEQYLDEALAMDPRNPNAWAAKGKLRENSGELMQAVQNYQQSLAINASQPDLYQRISALNVRIAQGTPNPNSPSVIAGNAGAPGNNTSPSSEPKRY
- a CDS encoding phosphotransferase, with amino-acid sequence MSGLPLFQLITDGGTYALRAWPKTSLTIQKIGWWADACERFPKAGYEEDSPIPRPLRWHELVTRLDSWLPSTLVQSADWYWTLSTWVPGVPLSISALTNGLRGRLMGFLADLHRLCRTIACTEEPSRGIRERWEALQNDEWSVPTRGVDEADIARYASFVRMVNRDANEWKKFLFAWTQRPVRQHWIVRDLWRENLLISNDSARIWVVDLGASRVEAPFFDLVRLLGSLHVHWGQWREGVQAYIDASEWKLPLSAEELWMLHRVSVAISIRHWSRVFSFESGRSEGKDTAGWERFRELLTIWELAQR
- a CDS encoding ABC transporter ATP-binding protein translates to MNSVVPTSTANKSKSIEQSRYRVVRVESEENSRLDPSSQRVILQATQVTKAYIRHNMRVDVLKGVDFQAEEGKMTAIVGQSGSGKSTLLHLLGTLDRPDSGEIFFDQNRIDNVPNRQRDQFRNSKLGMIFQFYHLLPELTLLENILAPALIGQGIWGYWSKRREIVARAKDLAKTVGLDHRLHHKPNQLSGGEMQRTAIARALIASPALLLADEPTGNLDQETGTSILNILRNLNQQQGLTIVMVTHDESIAAQCDALVRLKGGRVEKLK
- a CDS encoding ABC transporter permease produces the protein MYKLLLCWRYLRTRWIALASIVSVTLGVATLIVVNSVMDGFTSQMQDRMHGILSDLVVETRSTAGLSQPDWYIKRIHERLGDSLSGVTTVVTLPAMMTFTVNGQSHTQQINLIGIDESSYADVSDFSKYLLHPSNQKQLDFRLQESGYDPARDALQPAGWEHRRYVEALKKENAKQQRLFREEMDRYQQLQKQIRESQLAKDTPDVLEKESASAGAAETVVEGTGEEVDSRLTSPSQNKASLDLLNQNPSISSAPTQGYAFDGEKEQHTGIVLGIGLGSIRGRDQDGKVKDHFYLRPGDDVSVAFPNAGTPPRAIDQSFTIVDFYESKMSEYDATFAFVPIQALQKARGMIDPQTGMGAVTSIQIKLKPNVDLAMARDALRAEFPPESMVSVNSWKDTQGPLLAAVAMETTILNILLFMIIAVAGFGILATFFMIVVEKTRDIGVLKSLGAPGTGIAAIFLGYGVLLGSVGAGVGLAVGLVFVWKINEIARVVEFVTGREVFDPTVYYFDKIPTIVHPTMLVWVSIGSVLIAVLASVLPSIRAARMHPVEALRYE
- a CDS encoding thiazole synthase is translated as MSDSVPRTDPPATPSSNASRESASGSSSSSDSTAIQRSLADTGFQVGKHTLASRLIVGTGKYDTNALMRDSLLASGSDCVTVAVRREKLYDREGKNLLDYIDWTRFTLLPNTAGCFNATDAVRVARLGREILSSLGNPGADWVKLEVLGDTKTLLPDPIATLEACKRLVDEGFQVLCYTSDDPIMAVRLKAAGATSVMPAGSPIGSGQGILNPNNLKIILEYLKGDDPDYPVIVDAGVGTASDVATAFELGADGVLLNTAIAHARDPISMAAAMKHAAIAGRLAFLSGRIPKRLYATASSPEEGVITSRPW
- a CDS encoding PDZ domain-containing protein, with protein sequence MMRSVFKHLVAPVIAVSGTSSILMPLAYAQEETKEEKKTTAFIVRAEGNQQADIQKKVAEALEKAGVADEMKAKILKEVAVAEEKARQAAKKGELSAKKAEAAEKMAKDAEVQIIELHGGEPGDVVELNVTGEGGVQQRLKQLRARVLRDMADQKYRIGVACRSEMAEDGSTIEKPEGQEGLVVESVFPDSPAAKAGVKEGDLLLKIDEKALTDVDQLMKAVQVAGKENKALHIAIARDEEKLTLEVKPAEIKDLDRVVENIELNMPSGGWLFQGAPLQEMPVPGVQGMNAARAFAFSAGDRELKMEIEKLRKEVAELKEMIRDLKK
- a CDS encoding DUF1573 domain-containing protein, yielding MRSLAAATAIVALWVSPTFATQLSSMFASHSHDFGTVARAAKTEHRFYFENPFSQTLHVQSVRTSCGCTTPIVETHEVPPKGRGSILAKFNTGTHTGQRAATLTVTFTKPVYGEVQLHVKGYIRTDVVFNPGEASFGTVDQGASKSVDVALEYAGRADWQIRGVSSSEGFLTATATEVSRGSGRVRYNLSLQLSENAPSGPLQSEIVVLTNDRNLTRVPLRVVANVVAGLSASPSSIALGDVLPDESMKQLVLLKGNKDFLVKSVSSDVFDVEASLGDEPKSLQPLQLVLKPKATDFGKEIKGSIRFETDLEDKPEIEIVAVYRLKAPAAVEIVGK